AGAAGAAGCTGTCAATGAAGTAGGGAAACACGCACAGCAGCACGCCGGCCGCGAGCGCCACGGGGTTGTGGGCCTTGCGTCCGTACATGAAGTAACCCGAGCCGATGATGCCCAGGAAGATGGAGGCGATAAGCGTGTTCATGAAGGCGTGCGCAACGGCGCGTCTCCAGTATGGCCCGATCTGCTAGCATGCGCGCGGGTTGTGACAATGCAGTATCGCGCGGCTGCCGTCTTCGTCGCCCTGCTGGGCGTGGCTGCCGTCCGCCCGGCGGCGCAAGCGCCCACCCTTTCTGCCGTCCTGAAGAACGCGGCCGCCTACATGGCGGAATTTCAGCTGCAACTGTCGGGCATCGTGGCCGAAGAGACCTACGTGCAGGAGGCGAAACAACAAGGGTTGTTCAACCCGACGGGCGTTCTTCCGCGACGCATCCTCAAGTCGGACCTGCTGCTGGTCAAGCCGGACGGCGCTGATCGGTACGTCGAGTTCCGCGATGTCTTCGAAGTGGATGGCCAGCCGGTTCGTGAGCGGGAAGATCGCCTGACGCGACTCCTTCGCCAGCCGTGGTCGGCCGCCAGCAACCAGGTGGGCGCGATCATCGACGAGAGCGCGCGGTACAACATCGGCGGCATCCAGCGAAACGTGAACACGCCGGTACTGGCGCTGCAATTTCTCGACGCCGCGTTCCAAGTGCGATTCGAGTTCAAGCGGGCCACGAAGGAACGCGAGCAGCTCGATCCGAAGGGCGCGACGCCGGCCAAGCCCGAAGAGACCGGCGTCTTCCGGGTGTCCACCGAGATGTGGGCGGTGGAGTACCGCGAGCGGAAGAAGCCGACGATTATCCGCACCCCGGCCGGCCGGGACCTGCCGGCGCGCGGGCGCTTTTGGATCAATCCGAGCACCGGCGCGGTCCTGATCAGCGAGCTGGTGATCGAGGGCGGGGGCGTCAACGCCATCATCACGGTCAGCTATCAGTCGGAGCCGCTGATGGGGCTGCTGGTCCCGGTCGCGATGCACGAATCGTACGTCGCGGAACGCGAACGCGTGGTGGGCACCGCTACCTACGGAAGGTTCCGGCAAATCGGCCGGTAGCCGGCGACGGGTTGAGTCTAGCGAGGGACGCGAACCGTGACGGCCTTGCCGGGCGCGACACCCCGCTGCCACACGGGCACGCGACGGCCCCCGCGGGGCGCGATCACCTGCACGTCCACTCGAGACACACCCGCCGGCACGCCCACGTGCACGGGCATGTCGTTCTGCGCGTCGTAGCCGGAGCCGCTGTCCACCAGACGCGCGCCGACCAACCGGGTCGTCCCCGCCGCGAACACGCGCACCTCCGCGCCCGCGAGCGTGGCGTGTCCCTTATCGTCCAGCACACGAACATGCAGCCCGCGTTGCGCGTCGGCAGCCGGCAGCATGTTCCGCATCACCAGGTGCATGCCGTCGGTCCTGGATCCGGTGAGGGCAAGATCCAGATCGCCGTCCCCATCTACGTCGGCCCACTGCACGCCGTGATCCGCCTGCAACTTGCGGATCGACACCGGCGTGACGTCCACGAACGCGGAGCCGGTGTTGCGGAACAACGAATCCTGCCAGCTGGCGCCGCCGGTCACGGTGCCGTTCACATACAGATCGAGCCGGCCGTCGTGATCGAAGTCGGCGAACGCGCAGGCGTCGTAGCGGGAGTCGATGGCAATGCCCCACGCCGCACCGCGGTCCTCGAACACGCCCTTGCCGCGATTGCTGAAGAAGCCCAACGGCCCGTAGTTGGCCGCGAACAGGTCGAAGCGCCCGTCGTTGTCCACGTCGGGCGCGCAGACGCGGACCGTGCCACTGCCGGCGTGCTTCGGGCGCCGGCCGCCCCATGCCACGCTGGCCGCCTCGGCGACGTCGGTGAACTTCCCGCCGTCGTTGCGATACAAGCCGTTGGCATCGCCATCCATGTTGGCGTCGGCCAGGTCGAGGTCACCGTCTTCGTCGAAGTCGAACCACACCGCGCCCACCGTGCGACGGGCATCGGCGATGCCGAGCGAAGCCGCGACGTCGCTGAACTTGCCGGCGTCGTTGCGGTAGAGGGCGTTGGCGCGGTCGCGGTAGGCGACGAACAGATCCAGGTCGCCGTCGGCATCCACGTCAACCCACGCCGGCTGCCGGACGGCGCCGGTCGCCACCACGAGGCCGGTATCCTTCGTCACGTCAACGAACGCGCCGGTGTTGTTGCGATACACCTTCAACACCGAGGCGCCGGGGCTGGGCGTGAAGCCGACCAGCAGGTCGCTGTCGCCGTCGGCGTCGAAGTCCCCCCACGCCACCGCCCGCGTCGGCCGCGCATCGGCCACGCCGGTCGCGGCGGCCACGTCCACGAAGACGCCCTTGTCGTTGCGATACAGGCGGTTCGGCTTGCCGTCGAAGCCGACGAACAGGTCGAGGTCGCCGTCGTTGTCGAAGTCGGCGAACGCATTGGCGAACGCAGAGCCCGCGCCGAGCAGGTCGGGCTGCATCGGCTCGAACACAGGCTGCGCGCCCTGCGCCATCACCACTCCAGTGAAGAGCGCCGCCGTCACGAACATGCGAAGCCAAGTCTGCATGGGCCGCAGATTAACACCAGGGCCGCAGATTGCGCAGATGACACAGAGAACTATCTCTAGGTGCCAGGTGCCTGGTGATCGGTGCCAGGCGCCCAGCGCGGCTTGGTCAGCACGAAGCGCCGGTACTCCAATTTCGACAATCCGAAGTTGAGCAGGAGGCCACATTGATAGCCCGTTGATGCAAGGTAATTCAAGACCTGCGCATGCTCGGCTGGCCCAGTGCCGGACCCCGCCTTGACTTCTACCACCACGGAGTCGAAGCACACGAAGTCCATGCGATAGTGCCCTCGCAGTTGGTGATCCTTGTAGACAATATTGCACGGCACCTCCGCTGCGAACGGGACGTCCCGGAGGCCGAATTCGATCGCGAGCGCGTCGCGATAGAACAATTCCAGGAATCCCGATCCGAGCACGCGGTGCACTTCCATGGCGGCGCCGATGATGGCGAAGGTCCGGCTGTCTCTGGGTTCGAGTGGATTGGTCGTCATGCCGCCACATGACGCAATTCAGGTGCCGGAGCGTCCGGGACTCAGATCGCGCCGTTCTTCGTGATTTCCCGGCGTCCAGCCGACTGCAGCAGGCCGCGACGTTGCAGAAACCGCTCGCAATGTCGGCCACTCATCGCGCAGAAACTGCGACACACCGGCTGGGCCGTGTAGCGGCCCTCTCGTTCGAGCAATGGGTAACCTGCGGCCCTGGTTTGATATCGGCGTCATCGGCGTCATCTGCGGCCCCGGTTTTGATATCGGCGTCATCTGCGTCATCTGCGGCCCCGGTTTGACATCGGCGTCATCTGCGGCCCTGGTTGTCTGAATCGGCGTTATCATTTCGCCGTGAACAAGCGACTCATTGCAGTCTTCTTGGTGGTGTTGGCGACGGCGTTCCCGTCGGCCCAAACGCCATCGGCGTTCGATGTACACGAGACCACAATCGCCCAGATTCACTCTGCGTTCCAGGCGAAGCGGCTCACCTGCCGCGCGCTGGTCGAGCAGTATCTGCGGCGCATCGACGTCTTCGACAAGAACGGCCCCGCCGTCAACGCCATCATCCTCACCAATCCGGAGGCGCTGAAGCAGGCCGACGACCTGGATCGGCGGTTCGCCCAGGGCGGGCTCACCGGGCCGCTCCACTGCGTGCCCGCCATCGTGAAGGACAACTTCGAGACCATCGGCCTGCAGAGCGCGAACGGGTCGCTGTCGCTGGCCGGGTTCGTGTCCGACAAAGACGCCTTCCAGGTGGCGCGGATCAAGGCGGCCGGCGCCATCGTGATCGCCAAGTCGAACATGGCCGAGTGGGCGTTCACGCCAAACGAGACGTTGAGTTCGATCCTGCCCGGATACACGAAGAACCCGTATGCCCTCGACCGCGTCACCGCCGGATCGAGCGGCGGCACGGCGGCGTCGGTCGCCGCCAGCTTCGGCGCGATCGGCCTGGGCAGCGACACCGGCAACTCCATTCGCGGACCGGCATCTCACCAGGCGCTGGTGGGCATTCGGTCGACGATGGGGCTGACGAGCCGGGGCGGAGTGATGCCGCTCAACCTACTGGCCGACGTCGCGGGCCCGATGGCGCGCACGGTTGAAGACGCGGTCAAGGTGTTCCAGGTCGTGGTCGGAAGCGATCCGGCGGATCCCGTCACGGCATCAGCCGCTGCCCACCTGCCGCAGAACTACTCCGCCTCACTCGTCCGTGACGGGTTGAAGGGCGCGCGCATCGGCGTCCTGCGATTCGCCTACGAGCGTGAGTCGGCGGATCCCGAGATTGTCCAGGTGTTCATGCGCGCGGTCGATGACCTGCGCGCGCAGGGCGCCACCATCATCGACCCGGGCGTCGTCGATGGCCTCGATCAGATCAAGCGGCCGCAGGGTATGGGCTCGTGCGGCGGGTTCAAGTACGATATCAATCGCTACCTCGCGTCCCATGGTGATCGCGTGCCGGTCAAGAGCCTCACCGAGATCATCAAGTCTGGGAAGTTCCATCCAACAGTGCAACGCCGGCTGGAGCAGAACGAAGCCGGACCAGAGAACGGACCTGACACGCCGGAGTGCAAGGCCGACGCGCAGTATCGTCAGCAGGTGCGCGACGCCGTCACCAGGACCATGGACGCGCAGAAGCTGGATGCGTGGGTGTATCCGACGTGGAGCAACCCGCCGCGGCTGATCGGGGATCTGAACACTCCGGGCGGCGACAACAGCCAGTTCTTTTCGCCGACGACCGGGTTCCCGGCGATCCAGGTGCCGATGGGCTACACGCGGGGCGCGCGCCTGCCGGCCGGCATTACGTTCTTCGGCCGGGCCTGGTCGGAGCCGACGTTGATCAAGCTCGCCTACGCGTACGAACAGGCGACGCATCATCGCCGCGCGCCGGAGAGCACGCCGCCGCTGCGCTGAGGCGGGTCGGCAGCTCGGGGATGAAATAGTCCGGCTAAAGCCGGACGCTACAGGTCGGCGGCGGGATCGGCGAGCGTCGCGAGGGCGTCCACGTCGGTGAACTTCAGCGACTCCGAGTTCACGCAGTGCCGCTGGCCGGTCGGCTTCGGGCCGTCCGGGAAGACGTGCCCCAAATGGCAGTCACACCGCGCGCACAGGATCTCGGATCGCAGCATGCCGTAGCTGCGATCCGACTTGGTCGTGACGTTCTCTTCCGCAATCGGCTGGAAGAAACTGGGCCAGCCGGTCCCTGACTCGAACTTCGCGTTCGACGAGAACAGCGGCAGCCCGCAGCAGATGCAGGAATAGACACCGGCGCGCTTGTTGTCCAGCAGGGTGCCGCAGAACGGCCGTTCCGTGCCGTGCGCGCGCGCGACCGCGAACTGCTCGGGCGTAAGGATGTCCTGCCACTCGGCGTCTGATTTCTCGATGCGCGGAACGGACAACGGCCCCACGAGCTGGCCGTGGCGATTGAAGACAAATAACGGAACCTGCGTCATTTTTTCGGCCTGGGTAACAGCGCCACGGTGACGTCGGTCCACTTGGTGCGGCCCGACAACAACGGCGACTTATGTCCCAGTATCTCCTGTCCGAAGTACTCGCGCACCACGGTGCGCGTGACCTCGGCGGCGCGGGCCGGCGCCATGTCGCCGAAGGCGCCGCGCTCGCGGAGGGGTCCGCCCCAGTAGTTCATGTCCGTGAAGTCCACGTGCTTGGTGCCGGCCACATCCACGCGGTAGTACTTGGACGCCGCACGCCGGTAGATGATGTCGCTGGCCCCGGCCCGTCCTGGACGGCTCGAGTAGACCATCAGGAACGGCACTGGCAGCGGCGTGTCGATCATCGTGCCGTACTGCGGGATGCCGTCGAGGTTGAGGCCCGCCTTGCAACGGCGGTCTTCGACGCAGAACTGCCCCGTCGCCACGCCGCCCATCGAGTGGCCGGCGGCGCCGATCTTCCTGAGGTCGAGCCTCGCCGCAACGCGGCCGGCGACGCCGTCTTTCGGGAGCTGATCGAGCACGGCCCTGGTGTCGAGCACCCATCGCTTCACGGCGAGGTCGGTGTTCTTCAGCGTGGCCAGGTAACCGCGCAGCAGCGTTTCCCGCTCTGACTCCGTCTTCGCGGCGGTCACCTTCGCCATCGCGTCGTCTTCGGGTGTCCACTCGTTCAGCACCTCCATGATGCCCTGGTGCATGGCGCCCTTTGCGTTGAGAAAGGTGATCACCGTGCCATCAGCGAGCATCGCGCCGGTGGCCTCGTAGGGATGGACGATGTTGAGCACGACCCAGCCATGGCTGGCGAGATCCTCGACCAGCGCGGTGTGCGAGCTTGGCAGACCGGTGTAGCCGTGCTGGAAGAGGATTACCGGGAACTGCACCGGCGATGCCGCCGGCAGGGCATCGAGCACCGCGTGGGTCTTGACGGCGGCGAGCCCGTCGTAGGCGCCCCCCAGCTTCGCCAGCCGCGTGAAGCTCAGGACCTCTTCCATGCCGTCGCGCATGTAAGGCGCGGTCTTCCCCGCCGACGCCGAGGCCGCCGGATACCACGCGATCACTTCCACTTCGCGGGTCTTGCCCGGCTCGAACGACTCCGGGCGCGTCATGTCTCTCACGACCCAGCGCGTCGTGCCCACCGGAGATCGTCCGGTGGGCGCGGGCAACTCGAAGCTCGGCGGCTGCCGGCCGGAAATCGCCGACATCCAGAGCACGAGCCACAATCCGGTGAACACCGGGGCGCGCCAACGACTGAATGTGGTCATGGTTGCCCAGCTTCGAAGGATCACGCGAAGCTGGTCGGCATGGCGTACTTCCCGTCCATGGGGAAATCTTACACCCGTGCATGGCAGGCTACTCTTGCGAGCGCCATGCCGCGACGATTCATTCGGGTTTCGGCCTGCGGCCACTGGCAGGGTCGCAAGAACTGCCTGCACGCAGGCCGATGGCGCTGGCAGCAAATTGCCAGCCACGCTCCTACTCCGCGCGAAGCACGCTCATGGGATCCACGCGGCTCGCCTTGAGTGCGGGCAACGAGGATGCCAGCAGCGCGACCACGCCGAGCAGGCCGGTGGCCAACACGAATGTCAGCGGATCGCGCGCACTGGTTTGGAACAGCATCGACTCAATCGCTCGCGCTCCCCACAGCGCCAAGCCGAGGCCAGTCACGCAACCGATCGTGGCCAGCCGGAGACTCCGGCCGACGACCATCGACAGGATCTGCTGACGGGATGCGCCGAGCGCCACCCTGATCGCCAACTCGCGACGACGACGCGACACCCAGTACGCCGACACGCCGTACACCCCGATCGCCGCCAGCAGGGCGGCTGCGCCGGCGAAGGCGGTGGCCAACGTCAGGAAGAACCGCGGCCTCCCGATCGACTCGCCGATGCGCTCGTCCATCGTCGACGCATTCTGGATCGGCTGCCGGTCATCCAGCTCCCACACGCGTTGCTTCGCCATCTGCAAGTCGGCGGACCGGCTATCGGCCGACCGGATAATCAGAGAGAAGAAGCGATTGCGCTCCGTCGGCGAAAACGGCAGGTAGAACTCCATCCCGTCACCCATCGGATCGCTCGGCCCCATCTGCTTGACGTCGGCGACGACGCCGACCACGTTCCACCACGGTTGGCCGGCGTCCAAGCGGAACCGGCGTCCGACCGCCGAGAGGTTGCCCCACAGGCGCCGCGCGAGCACGTCGTTGATGATCACCGCGTCACTCGCCTCACCGGTCGCAAAGGTGCGGCCATTGAGAATCGGGATGCCCATGGTCTCAAAGTAGTCCGGCGCGACCCGAGAAAACGGCAGGCTGATGTTCGCGAAATCCGCCGGCATCGCGCCTTCGGCCTCGGGTTGGATCTCGAAGTAGAAGCCGCCGCCCCTGGGTGGCGAGCCGCCACTGATCGCCGCCCGGACTCCCGGGCGCTCGACCTTGCGTTCCAGCTCCTGCATGAACGCCAGCGATGAGCCCGGCTCGCCATCGCGCTGGCTTCGCAGCTGGAGGTCGAGAGCCGACAAGCGCCCGACATCGAACCCGGGGTCAACCTCGACCAGCCGCGAGAAGCTGCGAAGCATCAAACCCGAACCGGCGAGCAATACGAGCACCAGCGAGAGCTGGCCGGCCACCAGCGCGCCCTGCCACCAGTCGTCCCGCGCCCCAATCACGCCTTGGGCGCGTTGCTTGAGCACGTCGATCGCGTCCACCTGCGCGGTACGCCACGCCGGCAGCAGACCCACTACGACGCAGGTCAGCGACGATAGCGCGCCGGCAAAGACAAGCGCGCGCCAGTCGAGTTCGGTGGTGGCGCTCGTGAGGAAGGTCAATTGCGGCGGCGCCAACCGGAGGATCAGGGTCAACAATGTCCGCGCCAGCAAGAGGCCGCACAGGCAACCCGCGGCCGCCAGAAGCAGGCTCTCGACGAGCACAGAGCGCACCAGGGTGCCACGGCTCGCGCCCAGCGCGGTCATCAGCGCCAGCTCACCGCGACGCGTCATCGAGCGCACGAGCAGCAGGTTGGTCACATTCACGCAGGCAACCAACAGCACCAGCAACACTGCTCCAAACATCATGTACAGGGCCTGCCCTGCCTGACGTCCAAAGCGTTGCTGAAGAAGGAGGCCGGTGGTCAACCCCTGGCCTTTGCCGACGACGCCGCTTTCGCGAAAGCCCGGTGACAACGCTTGCAAGCGCTCGTCGACCTGGGCGCGGGAGACCCCAAGGGCGCGAACCGCCACTACCTGGACAGGGAGCCGCTTTGCCCCCGGCGACACGTCAAGGGGACGCCACATCTCGATATTGCCTTCGGGAAACCGAAAGTGCCGGGGCATGACGGCCACGACGCGGTGAGGCTGATCATCAACCGTGATCTCGCGACCCACAATCGTTGGGTCGGACCCGAACCGGCTTGCCCACAAGCGCTCGGCGAGGATCACCACTCCGCCGGCAGCCGCGTCTTCTTGGGTGAACAGGCGGCCGAGCAACGGCGCCGGCGCGAGCAGGGACATCAAGCCCGGCGAAATCCGCGGCGAGCCCACGATCGCAGGCTCGCCGCTACCGGTAATGTTGGCAGACCCGAACTGGTAGGCCTCGACCGCGGTGAAGAGTCCGGGTTGCTGGCGCACGGCCTGCACGACGGCGGTCGATCCGCCTGGCCGCGATCCCGAGTCGGTGACGGTCCAGATCTCCGACAACCGGTCGGCGTTCGGGAAGGGCAACGGATTGAGCAGCACCGCATCGACCACGGAGAACATCGCCGTGGTCGCGCCGATGCCGAGTGCCAGCGTCAGAACGACGAGGCCGGTGAACGCTGGTGCCCGACGAAGACTTCGCAGTGCCGCGCCAAGGTCTGAGATCATTCACGCCCCCGCAATGGTCCGGCTGAAGCCGGACGCTACTCGATGACGACACCAGCAGGATTTCCTCGCCTGTCGAAGCCTCGCGCCGTGTCAGTCATCGCCGGTTGAACAGGAACTCTTCAATCTTGCCGTCGGGCGCGCGATACATCAACGTGCGAATGGGCGTCGTCCCCGCGAGCAGGCGGACCGTGGACACCTCGAGGCCACCGCGTTCGCTAATCGGCCCGGCCTCGGCCTGGTTGACCTCGCCGGCGTCGATCAGCGATTTCGACATCATCGCCAGCCGCTCCGCGGTGAGGAAGGCGCTGTATTCGTCACTCAGCAACGCGCGATCGACCGAGCCCAATCGAATCTGGCGCAACATCTCGAGCGCCATGTCCCTGGCCGGCGGCCCGTTGACCTTGGGCGCGTCGGCCACCGGCATCAACTTCGCCAGCACCGCCTCCTGGATGGTGTCGAGCACGCCGGCGGCCCAGTCCGCGTTCGCCATCACGACCACCGCCGACCGCGTGGCGGGAATGAACGCGTTGCGCGCGCCGAAGCCACTGACGCCGCCACTGTGCGACACCACCAATACCGGCCCGCGGTCGCGGAGGGATTGTCCGCATCCGTAGGCGCTCGATCGCCCATCGGCCAGCGCTCTCGGCGTCGTCATGAACTTCCACGACGCCGGCTTCAGCACCTTGCCGTCGACCAGCGCGAGGTCCCACTTCATCAGGTCTTCCGGCGTGGACCATAGGCCGCCCGCGGCGCCAATCCACCCCTTGCCCTCGGGAATCGACGGCTCCGCCGCGCTGAGGCCGATGGGCGTGTAGCCCTCCGCCAGCCCCGGTTCGCCCCGCGTGGGTTCGTAGCGAGTGTGCGTCAAACCAAGGGGCCCCAGCAGCCGTTCCTGCAGCAACTCGCCGAACGGCTTGTGGCCTACCTTCGCGGTGACATAACCCAGCAGGAGGTAGCCGGTGTTGCTGTACGAGTAGCGCGTGCCGGGCGGAAAATCGAGCGGCTTGGTCGTGAAGGTGGTGAGCACCTTCACTTCTGGCCAATCCGTCGCCATCGGCCGATCGACGAAGTCCAGCGGGTAGTAGTCGCGGTAGCCGGACACGTGGTTGCCGAGATCGCGCAGCGTGATCTCGTTGGCGTGACCGAAGATGTCGCCATACTTCGAGACACGATCGTTGAAGGACAGCTTCCCTTCCTCTTCCAACTGCAGCGCGACCGAGCAGGTGAACTGCTTGGTCACCGAGCCGATGGCGAACAACGTCTCGGGCGTCACCGGCGCCTTGGTGCCGGTATTGGCGAGACCGTAACCCTTGGCGAGGATGACCTTCCCTTCCTGCATGACGCCGACATTGACGCCAATCGCGCGTTGCTCCTGCACGGTGCGGGCGATGAACGCATCAAGGTCGGCCGGGTCGAGAGACTTGAGTGCCGCCGGAGCCGGCGGCGCCGGTGGTGGCGACGACACGACGGGTTGTGGCGGTGCGGCGTTGCAGGCTGCGAGCGCTGCGAGCAACAGGGCACTGGCGAACGTTCTCATTTGGTTGATACCTCGTTGAGCGCCAGGGTTCCGCGCCAGGGTTTCTCGCCGTCGATCGTCACCACGATGGTGGCAACACCGGGCGCCGACGGGTCGTGGCGATCGACGACCACGGTGAACGCCCGCTCGTCCCCGTTCAGCACCGTGGCCACGCCGGTCAGGCTCGACCAGCCGTCGGCGGCCTGCAGCACGCCGAGCCGGGCCGCGGTCATCACTCGCGTCTTGTCCGGTGCCTCGATGGTGACCATGCCGATCGCCTGGCGCGCTCCCGCGCGTTGCGACACCGCCATCACGACGCGCGATCCGGACGACACGCCCTTCACCGCGAGCCGCCTTGCTCCCTGGTCCATCGGCCGGCTCGGCATGTTACCGGTCCGCAACAACGCGCGCCCTCCGCGCACGCCGGTGGCCCCGCCGTCACGCAGCGCCACGGCGCCGTTCACCAGGACATGCCGAATCCCCTCCGACGGCAGCGCCGGTTCCTCGTAGGTTGCGCGATCGATGACGGTGGCGGGATCGAAGGCGACGAGATCGGCGGCCATGCCCACGGCAAGGATCCCGCGATCGACCATGCCGATGGTCGCGGCCGGCAAGGCGGATGACTTCCGAATCGCTTCTTCCCACGACATGATCTGCTGCTCGCGCACGTAGCGGCCAAGCACCCGCGGGAACGACCCGTAGAAACGCGGATGCACCCGGGTGGCGGTCGAGGCGCCGCAGTCGCACGCCATCGAGGTCGCCGGGTGCTTGAGGATTTTCACCAGATCCGCTTCACTGCCAAACCGGAGGATGGCCCCTGGGTCGCCGGTCTCGAGAATGCGCAGGATGGTCTCGCCGGCGCCGGCGCCCATCTCCTTCATCACGGCGGTCAGCTCCTGCTGCGTCCGCGGGAGATACACGCCCTGCGGCCCGCCGAAGCGCGCGGCCATGGCCTGCTCCGACTCGGTGATGATCCGCGCCCGCAGCGCCGGATCCGCGAACCGCTGGATCATGGCATCGCGGCCGCCCTCTTGCGCCCAGCCGGGGATGATCAGCGAGCCAAGGCCGGACTGCCCAGCCAGATACGGATACGCGTCGGCGGCGGTGTAGGAGCCGCGCCGGGTGGCCTGATCCATCGAGGCGAGGATGGCGCCGGCCGTCCCCTGCTCGAGCCCCTGCGCCTTCATGTGCGTGACCACCGGGATCAGCCCTGACTTCTGCCCAATGGCCACGGTCTCGGCAATCCCCACCTTGGAACTGAAGTTCGATTCCGGCGTGATGCGATCGTGGTTGGTGAAGTTGGTGCGCGCGGTCCGCGCGACATCCACGATCTTGATCACTTCCTCGGTTCGCGCGAAGTAACCCGGCTTGTAGTCGAGCCCCGCCGACACGCCCCACGCGCCCTGGTCGAGGCCCGCCGTGATCAGCGCCCGCATCTGCAGGATGTCGTCGGGCGTCGGCCGCCGATCGGCGTTGCCGTTCACCTTCTGCCACGCCGCATTGAAGCCGATGTAGCCGCCGACGTTCACGGCCAGCCCGGCGGCGGTCAGCGTGCTCATCTGCTGTGCGACGTCGAGCGGACCGTTGCCGTCGGCGTTGAAGACCTCGGTGGTCACGCCCTGGGTGAGCATGTTCACGGCGGTGGGCAGCGCGTCCGGCGAGGCGTGACTGTGGATATTGATGAATCCAGGCGTCACGAACAGGCCGCGCGCCTCGATCTCGGTGGCCGCCTGCGCCGCGGCCAAATCACCAATCGCCACGATGAAGCCGTTGCGGATGCCGAGGTCGGCGTCGAAGCGCGGGTTGCCGGAGCCGTCGATGATGGTGCCGTGCCGGACGATGACGTCGAGGGCCGGCGCCGGGGTTTGCGCATGGCTCGCTGACACACAAGCAAGGCATGCAATCGCGATTCGGATAAGTTTCATGGCGCGGTGCCGGATGATAGCACCCGCGGATCCGCGTAGTGGACGAGGAGCAGATCGCTCTGCCGGATCGCCTCTTTCAGGAGCGCCGCGTCGAGCCGGCGCGCGGCCCGGCCGCAGGCCCGAATGATCTCCACCTGCAACACGGCCTTCGCCACGCGCACCGACTGCAGGACGGCGTTCGTACCGTCGCCGAGATACGCCGCCCATGATCCGAACAACCTCGCCGCGAGGTAGCGTTGGATCACCGGCGC
This genomic stretch from Vicinamibacterales bacterium harbors:
- a CDS encoding amidohydrolase family protein, whose amino-acid sequence is MSASHAQTPAPALDVIVRHGTIIDGSGNPRFDADLGIRNGFIVAIGDLAAAQAATEIEARGLFVTPGFINIHSHASPDALPTAVNMLTQGVTTEVFNADGNGPLDVAQQMSTLTAAGLAVNVGGYIGFNAAWQKVNGNADRRPTPDDILQMRALITAGLDQGAWGVSAGLDYKPGYFARTEEVIKIVDVARTARTNFTNHDRITPESNFSSKVGIAETVAIGQKSGLIPVVTHMKAQGLEQGTAGAILASMDQATRRGSYTAADAYPYLAGQSGLGSLIIPGWAQEGGRDAMIQRFADPALRARIITESEQAMAARFGGPQGVYLPRTQQELTAVMKEMGAGAGETILRILETGDPGAILRFGSEADLVKILKHPATSMACDCGASTATRVHPRFYGSFPRVLGRYVREQQIMSWEEAIRKSSALPAATIGMVDRGILAVGMAADLVAFDPATVIDRATYEEPALPSEGIRHVLVNGAVALRDGGATGVRGGRALLRTGNMPSRPMDQGARRLAVKGVSSGSRVVMAVSQRAGARQAIGMVTIEAPDKTRVMTAARLGVLQAADGWSSLTGVATVLNGDERAFTVVVDRHDPSAPGVATIVVTIDGEKPWRGTLALNEVSTK